A genomic window from Xyrauchen texanus isolate HMW12.3.18 chromosome 31, RBS_HiC_50CHRs, whole genome shotgun sequence includes:
- the LOC127625215 gene encoding potassium channel subfamily K member 4-like: protein MHGSTLTLIFTGVLLYLVMGALVFNALEAPNEESYHDQLQITRQEFLDNNTCVNPDHLKQLLDKVATAISVGIHPSSNATYSSSWDLSSAFFFCGTIVTTIGYGNIAPKTTWGQFFCIWYTLVGIPLFGFLLGAAGDHLGTSLRNAIAKVEALLWKWKVSPTIVRVITAVLSILLGCVLFILVPVLVFQKVENWTLLKSAYFVVITLTTVGFGDYVAGDGGDAEKNHWYKPLVWFWILFGLAYFVSILSMIGNWILVLTKKTRAEMEELRAHASDWTQNIQNMSVDFNIAGKLEDPFKRTRRKRRHRRHRRSDSQGEAGGAGEARRGEYESESGSYSASSDESEGSSETESEVTETERVLEGGVIKDVKKEKPKAPTIAKDHIFSQPLDYFGENLAYIDESSDAVSGRIHLDPLLDDSNPISKDKAKRSRQRRHLRNPQNKSKDPQKPMYTKTSPSEPENNKPNGDI from the exons ATGCATGGCTCCACCCTTACATTGATCTTCACTGGGGTGCTCCTGTACTTAGTGATGGGGGCACTGGTGTTCAATGCACTTGAGGCCCCGAATGAGGAAAGCTACCATGACCAGCTGCAAATCACCCGTCAGGAGTTTCTGGACAACAACACTTGTGTGAACCCTGACCATCTGAAGCAGCTGTTAGAT AAAGTGGCAACAGCGATCAGTGTTGGAATTCATCCTAGCAGCAATGCCACATACAGTTCCAGTTGGGACCTGTCCAGTGCTTTCTTCTTCTGTGGCACCATTGTCACCACCATTG GTTATGGAAACATCGCTCCAAAGACAACGTGGGGTCAGTTCTTCTGTATCTGGTATACGCTGGTGGGCATTCCCTTGTTTGGATTTCTTCTGGGTGCAGCTGGAGATCATCTGGGGACATCGCTAAGGAATGCCATTGCAAAAGTTGAAGCTCTTTTATGG AAATGGAAGGTGAGCCCAACCATTGTGCGTGTCATCACCGCTGTGCTGTCCATCCTGCTGGGCTGTGTTCTCTTCATATTGGTGCCAGTTTTAGTCTTTCAGAAGGTGGAAAACTGGACTCTTCTAAAATCTGCTTATTTTGTGGTTATCACCCTCACGACTGTGGGCTTCGGAGACTATGTTGCAG GTGATGGCGGTGATGCAGAAAAAAATCATTGGTACAAGCCTCTGGTCTGGTTCTGGATTTTGTTTGGTTTGGCCTACTTTGTGTCCATTCTTTCCATGATTGGGAACTGGATTCTGGTTCTAACCAAAAAAACCCGTGCTGAG ATGGAGGAGTTGAGGGCACATGCCTCAGACTGGACTCAGAACATTCAGAACATGTCCGTGGATTTCAACATTGCTGGAAAACTGGAAGATCCTTTCAAGCGTACCAGGCGAAAGCGGCGTCACAGGCGCCATAGACGCAGTGACAGCCAAGGCGAAGCAGGTGGAGCTGGAGAGGCTAGGAGGGGGGAGTACGAATCAGAATCTGGCTCTTACTCGGCCTCGTCTGACGAGTCGGAGGGCAGCTCTGAGACGGAGTCAGAGGTGACCGAGACAGAACGGGTGCTGGAGGGAGGTGTCATCAAAGACGTTAAGAAAGAAAAGCCGAAAGCCCCCACCATTGCCAAAGATCACATCTTCTCTCAGCCCTTGGATTACTTTGGGGAAAATCTTGCCTACATTGATGAGTCCTCAGATGCAGTGAGTGGGAGGATTCACCTGGACCCCCTCCTGGATGACTCCAATCCGATTTCTAAAGACAAGGCCAAAAGAAGTCGTCAAAGGAgacacttgagaaatccacagAACAAATCAAAGGATCCTCAGAAACCCATGTATACCAAAACCAGTCCAAGTGAACCAGAGAACAATAAGCCAAATGGAGACATTTAG